CACGGCCCGTATGTTATAACCGTTCTCCAGCAGGTGAGTGGCGAATGAATGACGGAAGCAATGAGGCGTTACACGCTTATGAATGCCAGTATTTAGTGCCGCTATCCGGAACGCCTTTCTGAGGATGCTATCGTCGACATGCCAGCGCCCCCGCTCGCCTGTCTTAGGGTTGGTGAACAGGTTTTTCTGGGGGAACAGGTATTGCCATCTGAGCTCCTGGCTCGCCTTGGGATACTTCCGGTTCAACGCGTCTGGCAGCACCACCTTGCCGAATCCCAGCGCAAGATCCCGGTCGTGTACGAACTTAACCTTCTTAATGTGCTCTAGCAGACGCGGAATGACACGTTCGGGTAGTATGGTGATGCGATCCTTACAGCCCTTACCGTCCATAATCATGATGCTGCGCCGCTCAGGATCAATGTCCTTGACCCGCAGGTTCATGCACTCGTTCACCCTGAGACCACCGCCGTAGAGCAGTTCGGCCATCAGCTTGAAAGGGTCCTGCATACCTAAGATAACCTGCTGGACTTCTCCCATCGACAGGACGACAGGGATGTGCTTGTGGGTTTTGGCCCGTATGGCATTGATGCCCTGTGGTAGTTCGGTCTCCAGAACCTCTCGGTAGAGGAAGAGGATGGCGTTGAATGCTTGGTTCTGGCTGGAGGCCGAGTAGTGCCGGTCACGAGCGAGGTAGTTGAGGTAGGCCTCGATCTCTGGCTTACCCATCTCGGCAGGGTGGCGTTTTTTGTGAAAGAGGATGTACTTTAGAATCCAATGGCAGTAGATGCTCTCCGTGCTTCGGGAGTAGTGCTTGACCTTAATCCTGTCGCGGACCCTATCCATGAGCTTACGTTCCTGTGGTTTATGCTGGTTTTCCTGCTGTGTTTGCATTGTACTGTTTCCCTTGTTTGCTTGAGATTGGCCCTCTGGGATCCATTTCCAGAAATTTGAATAGACCAACCCCCTTGGTAGAGATTATATTCAGCAACGGCTAGCCTGATAATTGACGGAGCAGGAGCGTGCCTGAATATTGATTAAGGGCAAATAAGCCTGATAAAACCGATGAGTAGGGATGGGTAGTCGTAAGTTCAGATATTTCCCGATTTCAAGATGATAACGGGACAGACGGGTAGCATTATCAAGGGTCCTGGCCGTTGATAACGGGAAGTAGCGGTAGCATTATCAGGGATTGACGGAAGAAGCGTT
This region of bacterium genomic DNA includes:
- a CDS encoding integron integrase codes for the protein MQTQQENQHKPQERKLMDRVRDRIKVKHYSRSTESIYCHWILKYILFHKKRHPAEMGKPEIEAYLNYLARDRHYSASSQNQAFNAILFLYREVLETELPQGINAIRAKTHKHIPVVLSMGEVQQVILGMQDPFKLMAELLYGGGLRVNECMNLRVKDIDPERRSIMIMDGKGCKDRITILPERVIPRLLEHIKKVKFVHDRDLALGFGKVVLPDALNRKYPKASQELRWQYLFPQKNLFTNPKTGERGRWHVDDSILRKAFRIAALNTGIHKRVTPHCFRHSFATHLLENGYNIRAVQELLGHKSVETTMIYTHVMSKGNLAVRSPLDIFLVPPS